The Sander lucioperca isolate FBNREF2018 chromosome 15, SLUC_FBN_1.2, whole genome shotgun sequence genome window below encodes:
- the ptpn20 gene encoding tyrosine-protein phosphatase non-receptor type 13 isoform X1, with protein sequence MVPVRKGCKRPRSCRSMLSQITKDRVRTWNVCRMSSTFVTLAEVLEARGGPLQEEEVWSLLLATAESLVDVSYKGQNNMYNIISPTSLLLSATGTLAFKNCGLSDEVSTFTAPEMLQGRASSTKPAIERMQVYSLGMTLYWSVDFHLPQNQPVQLSDHLNSLLLSMCEDLAHRRVNLISILEGCEFQHKATILPPPAQVIRQLVEEVFHESVDHGSLPDSHIPLSGRSQMIRERLHGKRGPLSDFSEGSGEGRRYSTDSDSKSGSLPQRPWRQRPRSSPTPLYQSSLDRLPRGVRHRDSNCSWLGRSPQHDISPKTSGRSHSPSITFSESSLSLSQRKAKALGPEFVRMQDEQHIVLELPGSIVSRKGRSCSSQREVTVVLPNGQYVVVRCDTKSKARDVFDMVVAHANLVEHFYFGLAFIDDDEYFFLDHETKISKIAPDSWKKGQIFSFLVFLRIKFFVDDMSFILHRLTRHQYYLQLRKDLLEDRLYCNEETGLFLAALALQAEFGDYMPELYGKNYYQPEHYVSKRMLEKLALPNVKEELPRLHASHAQLLPEEAETEYLKIAQQLPEYGVMFHRVGREKRTVVGELVLGVCAKGIIVYEIKNHLRTVIRRFLWRETDTISTGRRKLIIECGGPSGKKHSFITESSKIAQYLLNLCSAQHKFHSEMMSRQLNHTMIPDENMDKYMSVYRCRNLDLKRMSCSEGMLHHIGLTSGQPDSLSKSCDNLTAKLEARLRQQREMRREMSRELNKELTETGDLRDMKERQCWSTPESIPRMMSSVSLQKQDSEASSSIRVDTPTRTPPEREIVCVSLKKDPKLGFGFVIVGEDNTGKLDLGIFIASIVPDGPADKDGRIKPGGRLISLNKTSLEGVTFSDAAAILQSSPDEVELIVSQPKYYLKDRMSSLSQSTLGLALERSFGSQTTLSGTEYRPVVEELEEAITLSNMATQKQSRRLHIPVVRIHDAQDMSSRSPSILSLKAGEQFMVELKKKSGSLGISVAGGQNTNVRYGGIYIKSLVLGGAAEQDGRIQIGDRLLEVDGSNMRGVTHHQAVECLKRTGEVVNLLLEREPTVILEPRLDSPCPPLAQSSSHTQHLRTEVSMETTLSGRAKDYSFVTDENTHEVVLKKSLSGLGFSFNISQLHSGPDSGSVVRIKRLFPGQPALESGLLREGDIILSVNKEPVKDLSYQRVLLLLRGAPSEVHLLVCRPGPAVLYDADDNTLSPAFFREVRSQSLDIRLGEDYSQFLKFQYDLKISAPKQSSTHEEDLLNTAEKSLDPHAAPAFPETQESLDGEVQSNENLPSPPRSPPSPTSPISPPSPVSPPSPTSPASPASPACGSPLAPPESQPTTGKLEEQQEVDRKKIKDGKDEEEEDVATTTSSTVMLMDDCPKSASNYVYASLVCQMKTFHRAHGVREEADGSVTYCLMGNGLTIMADEEYLTISSTLEPLLSLPSSLTAHTPTTNLTGLHSQISNSSSSFSSQNPSLDPHIPTTTTSLPLSHSSDTTTTCSLAHPSQPLTTQPPKSKHHPIQQGLLPCHYKAISKNIKPIVPLPQPPDPPLTPITAQVVPSVPPCASPPALTLSPTMLPPPSQSHTQLREEAEKKEREYKYDDYEENEEEEEESRRKGLVKEFELTVVLTKSRNGSFGFTITRSKLDNCYYIQEILDNPAKADGRLRAGDRLVTVNGHDVTNVGDDVAMTILRSSPRRLSMTLGRAVSNLVAPPSCDSLPDIVLYKTPSGQLGIKLTGGIGSKWQGIYCLQVVPGSPASEEGTVQPSDKILYICGRCTLGMTLEDAVKACEIAPRKVKLKILREDQPVNPKAKWNGLFDWKKEKKFFARFEEPVSPEKDSPTEDAETLYGTPGNFRCRSLTQEQDSCIMQVEFTKPEGGGFGFALIGGTNGSMLRVKEICSGGVAEQDGRLRVGDILLEVNGVIVSGLTHSKVVDILRRAEGAVQLTICRDILPLTYSESPTPPNMSAHTEAILAEQPAPVSSPDTCSSPDVMLKRPVERLPVISDPLVNEAGVFVTSPPPPPRRLTVITDDTEIIQESCNSTPSHQACCPSLNVTDMLHGASERKQIVTKLLDRSCKDIRKTQSDGWSSEEEDDDVFDATGREMTSAQTGPPIVSEEELASLALIIPATTSQYSGSRVKALIQILQHQLDQQELVKEFMTLEHLKPSDNCLVGKAPENRDKNRYRDILPYDETRVAIGDNQDYINASYIRMQVGDEEFFYISCQGPLPSTVPAFWQMIWENKSDVIAMMTQEVERGRIKCHKYWPEKLGVPLESGRYQLHLENHQYLEYFHIKVIRMVETETGETHFVRHLKFTHWPDHGVPKSSEQLVRFIRYLRAVHHMGPVTVHCSAGIGRTGVLICTDVLLCLIQNDLPINVSNIVKEMRYQRHGMIQTKEQYLFCYKVWLEVLQGILQLHGNQWQPESPRDHKVV encoded by the exons TCTACTGGTCAGTTGATTTTCACCTACCTCAAAATCAG CCAGTCCAATTGAGTGACCATCTAAACAGCCTCCTGCTCAGCATGTGTGAGGACCTGGCCCACCGGAGGGTGAATCTTATCTCCATCCTGGAAGGCTGCGAATTTCAGCATAAAGCCACCATCCTGCCGCCACCCGCCCAAGTCATCAGACAGCTGGTGGAGGAGGTTTTTCACGAATCA GTGGACCATGGCTCTCTGCCAGACAGTCACATCCCTTTGAGTGGCAGGAGTCAGATGATCAGAGAGAGACTTCATG GAAAGAGAGGGCCACTTTCAGACTTCAGCGAAGGCAGTGGTGAAGGGAGAAGATACTCAACGGACTCTGACTCAAAGTCAG GGAGTTTACCTCAGAGACCTTGGAGACAAAGACCAAGGAGCTCTCCCACACCATTGTACCAATCTTCTTTAGACCG ACTCCCTCGTGGGGTCCGTCACAGGGACAGCAACTGCAGTTGGCTTGGTAGGAGCCCCCAACACGACATCTCTCCCAAGACATCGGGCAGATCTCACAGTCCTTCCATCACCTTCAGCGAGTCCTCGCTCAGCCTGAGCCAGAGGAAAGCTAAG GCTTTGGGTCCTGAGTTTGTCAGAATGCAAGACGAACAACACATTGTTCTCGAGCTTCCAGGATCTATTGTG TCCAGAAAGGGCCGTTCGTGTTCGTCTCAGAGAGAAGTGACAGTAGTGCTGCCTAACGGACAGTACGTGGTGGTTCGCTGTGACACTAAGTCCAAAGCAAGAGATGTGTTTGACATGGTGGTGGCTCACGCAAACTTGGTGGAACACTTCTACTTTGGTCTTGCCTTTATAGATG ATGATGAATATTTCTTCTTGGACCATGAAACAAAAATCTCCAAAATTGCACCTGACAGTTGGAAAAAAGGGCAGATTTTCTCCTTTTTGGTGTTTCTTCGAATCAAATTTTTTGTTGATGATATGTCCTTCATTTT GCACAGACTGACTCGTCACCAGTACTACTTACAGCTGCGTAAGGATCTCTTGGAGGACAGGCTTTACTGTAATGAGGAGACAGGCttgtttctggctgctcttgcTCTGCAGGCTGAGTTTGGGGATTACATGCCAGAG CTGTATGGTAAGAATTACTATCAGCCAGAGCATTATGTGTCCAAGAGGATGCTCGAGAAGCTGGCCCTACCCAATGTCAAGGAAGAGTTGCCAAGATTACATGCTAGTCATGCCCAGCTTCTGCCTGAAGAGGCAGAAACAGAGTACCTAAAG ATTGCCCAGCAGTTGCCGGAGTATGGGGTTATGTTCCACCGTgtggggagagagaaaagaacagTGGTGGGAGAGTTGGTTTTGGGAGTCTGTGCCAAAGGAATCATTGTGTACGAGATAAAGAACCACCTCCGGACTGTCATCAGACGCTTCCTTTGGAGGGAAACCGACACCATATCCACTGGG CGTCGTAAACTCATTATAGAGTGTGGTGGGCCCAGTGGGAAAAAGCACAGTTTTATAACAGAAAGCTCAAAAATAGCACAGTACCTTCTGAACCTCTGCTCAGCACAGCACAAGTTCCATAGCGAGATGATGTCCCGTCAACTTAACCACACCATGATACCAG ATGAAAACATGGATAAGTACATGTCTGTCTACCGGTGTCGTAACTTGGACCTAAAGCGGATGTCCTGCTCAGAGGGCATGTTGCACCATATAGGTTTGACATCTGGTCAACCAGACTCCCTCTCCAAGTCCTGTGACAACCTGACTGCCAAGCTGGAGGCGAGGCTGCGCCAGCAGAGGGAGATGAGGAGGGAGATGAGCAGAGAGCTGAACAAGGAGCTCACTGAAACAGGAGACCTCAGAGACATGAAAGAGCGACAGTGTTGGAG CACTCCAGAGTCGATTCCCAGAATGATGTCCAGTGTCTCGCTACAGAAGCAGGACTCTGAAGCCTCTTCTTCAATACGAG TTGATACACCAACCAGGACCccaccagagagagagatagtctGTGTGTCCCTGAAGAAAGATCCCAAACTGGGCTTTG GCTTTGTGATAGTGGGCGAGGACAATACAGGTAAACTTGACCTTGGGATCTTCATTGCTTCCATTGTGCCTGATGGGCCCGCGGACAAAGATGGACGAATCAAACCCG GTGGACGTCTTATCTCCCTAAACAAGACTAGTTTGGAAGGAGTGACATTTAGTGATGCTGCTGCCATCTTACAGAGCAGCCCTGACGAGGTGGAGCTTATTGTGTCCCAGCCTAAAT ACTATCTGAAGGACAGAATGAGTTCCTTAAGTCAAAGTACTCTCGGTTTGGCATTGGAGAGAAGCTTTGGGTCACAGACCACACTGAGTGGCACAGAGTACCGTCCTGTCGTGGAGGAACTGGAGGAGGCCATCACTCTGTCCAACATGGCAACCCAAAAACAGAGCAGGAGGCTTCACATTCCTGTTGTGCGAATCCATGATGCCCAG GATATGTCTTCTAGGTCCCCGTCTATCTTAAGTTTGAAAGCTGGGGAGCAGTTTATGGTGGAGCTGAAGAAAAAAAGTGGTAGTCTTGGCATCAGTGTTGCT GGAGGACAAAACACCAATGTGCGATATGGAGGTATTTACATCAAAAGTTTGGTGCTTGGAGGTGCTGCAGAGCAGGACGGGCGCATTCAGATCG GTGACAGACTGCTGGAGGTTGATGGGTCCAACATGAGGGGCGTGACTCACCACCAAGCTGTCGAGTGCCTGAAGAGGACTGGggag GTGGTGAACCTGCTGTTGGAAAGGGAACCCACAGTGATCTTGGAGCCCAGACTTGACTCACCCTGCCCCCCCTTGGCCCAAAGTTCGTCACATACACAGCACCTAAGGACTGAAGTCTCCATGGAAACGACCTTGAGTGGTCGAGCCAAGGACTACAGCTTTGTGACTGATG AAAACACACATGAAGTGGTGCTGAAGAAGAGTTTGTCTGGCCTCGGCTTCAGCTTTAACATTTCGCAGCTGCACTCGGGTCCAGACAGTGGCAGCGTGGTTCGTATCAAACGTCTGTTCCCGGGTCAACCAGCGCTAGAGAGTGGCCTGCTGCGAGAGGGAGACATCATTCTGTCTGTCAACAAAGAGCCTGTCAAGGACCTTTCTTaccag AGGGTTTTGCTCCTGCTACGTGGAGCTCCATCTGAAGTTCATCTGCTGGTCTGCCGACCAGGTCCTGCAGTACTGTATGATGCAGATGACAACACACTG AGTCCTGCATTCTTCCGTGAGGTTCGATCTCAGTCTCTGGACATCCGACTAGGAGAGGACTACAGCCAGTTCCTTAAGTTTCAATATGATCTCAAAATATCTGCCCCAAAACAGTCATCCACCCATGAGGAAGATCTGCTAAACACAGCAGAGAAAAGCTTGGATCCTCATGCAGCTCCAGCATTCCCGGAGACCCAGGAGAGTCTGGATGGTGAAGTGCAATCCAACGAAAATCTCCCATCTCCTCCTCGCTCACCCCCGTCACCCACCTCACCTATATCACCTCCATCACCAGTCTCGCCACCCTCACCTACCTCCCCAGCATCACCTGCCTCACCTGCCTGCGGCTCTCCCCTGGCTCCACCAGAGTCACAACCAACCACTGGTAAACTAGAGGAACAACAGGAAGTAGATAGGAAAAAGATCAAGGACGGGAAAGacgaagaggaagaagatgttGCAACGACTACAAGCTCAACTGTGATGCTTATGGATGACTGTCCTAAGAGTGCTTCGAACTACGTATATGCCAG CCTGGTGTGCCAGATGAAAACGTTTCACAGAGCACA TGGAGTCAGAGAGGAGGCAGATGGAAGTGTGACCTACTGCCTGATGGGAAATGGACTGACTATCATGGCAGATGAAGAGTACCTGACCATCAGCTCCACACTGGAGCCTCTTCTCAGCCTTCCCTCCAGTCTGACCGCTCACACTCCAACAACCAACCTCACAGGCCTCCACTCTCAAATCTCCAACAGCTCCTCTAGTTTTAGCTCTCAGAATCCAAGCCTCGACCCTCACATCCCCACTACTACCACCAGCTTGCCCCTCAGCCACTCGTCTGACACCACGACCACTTGCTCCCTGGCTCACCCATCCCAGCCGCTCACAACCCAGCCACCAAAATCCAAGCACCATCCGATCCAGCAGGGGCTTCTTCCATGTCACTACAAAGCCATCTCCAAGAACATTAAGCCTATTGTGCCCCTACCGCAGCCTCCTGATCCCCCATTGACCCCCATTACAGCTCAGGTTGTCCCTTCTGTGCCTCCTTGTGCCAGTCCACCTGCCCTGACGCTGTCCCCCACAATGCTGCCCCCTCCTTCCCAGAGCCATACACAGCTGAGAGAAGAAgcagagaagaaagaaagggaaTACAAGTATGATGATTATGAAgagaatgaggaggaggaggaagagagtcGAAGGAAG GGATTGGTTAAAGAGTTTGAGCTGACAGTGGTTCTGACCAAGTCCAGGAATGGAAGCTTTGGGTTCACCATCACTCGAAGCAAACTGGACAACTGCTACTACATACAGGAAATACTGGACAACCCAGCCAAGGCAGATGGACGACTCAGGGCAGGAGACAGGCTTGTCACa GTAAATGGACATGATGTTACCAATGTGGGAGATGATGTTGCCATGACGATTCTCAGGTCATCTCCGAGAAGACTGAGTATGACCCTGGGGAGGGCTGTGTCCAACCTGGTGGCCCCACCGTCCTGTGACAGCCTGCCTGATATAGTTCTCTACAAGACACCTTCAGGACAGCTGG gtataAAGCTGACAGGAGGCATTGGCAGCAAATGGCAGGGCATCTACTGTCTGCAGGTGGTGCCAGGCTCCCCAGCCAGCGAGGAGGGCACCGTCCAACCCAGTGACAAGATCCTCTACATCTGTGGCAGGTGTACCCTGGGAATGACCCTGGAGGATGCAGTCAAAGCCTGTGAGATCGCCCCTCGTAAAGTCAAGCTTAAAATCCTCAG AGAAGACCAGCCAGTGAACCCCAAAGCTAAGTGGAATG GTCTGTTTgactggaaaaaagaaaagaagttcTTTGCCCGTTTTGAAGAGCCTGTTTCTCCAGAGAAAGACTCTCCTACTGAAGATG CTGAAACCTTGTATGGGACTCCTGGAAATTTCAGATGTCGCTCTCTCACACAAGAACAGGAT AGTTGCATCATGCAAGTGGAGTTCACAAAACCAGAAGGAGGAGGCTTTGGCTTTGCTTTGATTGGGGGAACCAATGGCAGCATGCTCAGAGTGAAGGAAATCTGCTCTGGTGGAGTAGCTGAGCAGGACGGCCGGCTGAGAGTGGGAGATATTCTATTAGAG GTGAACGGTGTGATCGTGTCTGGGCTGACCCACAGTAAGGTGGTGGATATCCTGCGTAGAGCTGAAGGCGCTGTACAGCTCACCATCTGCAGAGACATCCTGCCCCTGACCTACTCCGAGTCACCTACACCACCCAACATGTCTGCTCACACTGAAGCTATTTTAGCCGAGCAGCCGGCTCCTGTGTCCAGCCCTGATACCTGTTCCTCTCCTGACGTCATGCTGAAAAGGCCAGTTGAGCGCCTCCCTG TGATTTCAGACCCTCTAGTCAATGAAGCTGGAGTGTTTGTTACCTCACCACCTCCTCCACCACGCCGACTGACTGTCATAACAGATGACACCGAAATTATACAG GAGAGCTGTAACAGCACCCCTTCTCATCAAGCTTGCTGCCCATCCCTCAATGTCACTGACATGTTGCATGGAGCTTCTGAAAG GAAACAAATTGTGACCAAACTTTTGGACCGGTCCTGCAAAGACATCCGGAAAACCCAGTCAGACGGCTGGAGCAGcgaagaagaagatgatgatgtaTTTGATGCCACTGGTCGGGAAATGACCTCAGCACAAACAG GCCCACCCATAGTATCAGAGGAGGAACTGGCCAGTTTAGCTCTCATTATCCCCGCTACAACCAGCCAGTATTCAGGCTCCAGGGTCAAAGCTCTCATCCAGATTCTGCAGCATCAGCTGGACCAGCAGGAACTGGTCAAAGAGTTCAtg ACTCTGGAACATCTGAAGCCCTCTGACAACTGTCTGGTGGGAAAAGCCCCTGAGAACAGAGATAAGAACCGCTACAGAGACATCCTACCCT ATGATGAAACCCGTGTTGCCATTGGAGACAACCAGGACTACATCAACGCCAGCTACATCCGCATGCAAGTCGGCGATGAAGAGTTCTTCTACATTTCCTGTCAGGGCCCTCTGCCTTCCACAGTTCCGGCCTTCTGGCAGATGATCTGGGAAAACAAATCTGATGTCATTGCCATGATGACCCAAGAAGTAGAACGGGGAAGGATCAAATGTCACAAGTACTGGCCAGAGAAGCTGGGCGTGCCTCTGGAATCCGGCAGGTACCAGCTTCACCTGGAGAACCATCAGTACCTGGAGTACTTCCACATCAAGGTCATCCGCATGGTGGAGACAGAG ACCGGTGAGACACATTTTGTCCGTCACCTGAAGTTCACACACTGGCCTGACCACGGAGTGCCGAAAAGTTCCGAGCAGCTGGTTCGCTTCATCCGCTACCTGAGGGCAGTGCACCATATGGGACCAGTCACTGTGCACTGCAGCGCTGGCATCGGACGCACAGGAGTTCTCATTTGCACTGACGTTCTCCTCTGCCTCATTCAGAACGATTTGCCT ATTAACGTAAGCAACATCGTAAAGGAGATGAGATATCAGCGGCATGGGATGATTCAAACTAAA GAACAGTACTTATTCTGCTACAAAGTCTGGTTGGAGGTCTTACAGGGCATTTTACAACTTCATGGCAACCAATGGCAACCGGAAAGTCCCCGAGACCACAAAGTAGTTTGA